In the genome of Aquificaceae bacterium, one region contains:
- the metG gene encoding methionine--tRNA ligase subunit beta, whose product MELIGIEDFLKLDIRLAKVLSAERVEGSEKLLKLRVSLGEEERTLMAGIAKHYSPEELVGKKVLMLANLKPKKIFGVESQGMVLALSDGESLSLIVPDRDIKEGAKAG is encoded by the coding sequence ATGGAGCTTATAGGCATAGAGGACTTTCTAAAGTTGGATATAAGGCTTGCGAAGGTGTTGTCCGCAGAGAGGGTAGAAGGTTCAGAAAAACTTTTAAAGTTGAGGGTGTCTCTTGGAGAGGAGGAGAGGACGTTGATGGCTGGTATAGCAAAGCACTATAGTCCGGAAGAGCTGGTGGGTAAGAAGGTGCTAATGCTGGCAAACCTAAAACCAAAAAAGATATTTGGCGTGGAGTCTCAGGGTATGGTGCTTGCGCTCTCTGATGGAGAAAGTCTTTCACTTATAGTTCCTGATAGAGATATAAAGGAAGGTGCAAAGGCTGGGTGA
- a CDS encoding ParB/RepB/Spo0J family partition protein, with the protein MQRLGEAMRFVEPIKGLELEFAIIPAEKIVIPSIQRELSDMHIKRLMESMEKVGFVEPISVVPTEDGYYEVINGQHRFEAGRQLGMREFPAVILPPSAKDYIIALNIEKVPSLKDRAHQAYEIFMSYLQRDPNFPEYRLEKFIEDAYLITLGFVVDKYGDKKFPGYAFEKVLKKVDAFLEKPLSEAEKEREERAKILLKAKEVLNKRYEELGLKNALQKEAIVSKAFQSVYGKYVRMLSEDFYQVFEKLIPAIESVSFEEGELEEF; encoded by the coding sequence GTGCAAAGGCTGGGTGAAGCCATGAGGTTTGTAGAGCCTATAAAAGGACTTGAGCTTGAGTTTGCTATTATACCTGCTGAGAAGATAGTTATACCGTCTATTCAACGGGAGCTTTCGGATATGCACATAAAGAGACTTATGGAATCTATGGAAAAGGTTGGTTTTGTAGAGCCAATATCGGTGGTTCCCACAGAGGATGGCTATTATGAGGTTATAAACGGACAACATAGGTTTGAGGCTGGTAGACAGCTTGGCATGAGAGAGTTTCCAGCAGTTATATTGCCACCTTCCGCCAAGGACTACATAATAGCCTTAAACATAGAGAAAGTTCCTTCTTTAAAGGACAGAGCTCATCAGGCTTATGAGATATTCATGTCCTATCTCCAAAGGGACCCAAACTTTCCCGAATACCGTCTGGAAAAGTTCATAGAAGATGCATATCTAATCACTTTAGGCTTTGTAGTAGACAAATACGGAGATAAGAAATTCCCCGGCTATGCCTTTGAAAAAGTTCTCAAGAAGGTGGATGCCTTTCTGGAAAAGCCTTTGAGCGAAGCGGAAAAGGAAAGGGAAGAAAGAGCTAAGATCCTTCTCAAAGCAAAAGAGGTTTTAAACAAAAGATACGAAGAGCTTGGATTAAAAAACGCACTTCAAAAAGAGGCTATAGTCTCAAAAGCTTTTCAGAGTGTTTATGGAAAGTATGTGAGAATGTTAAGTGAGGACTTTTACCAGGTTTTTGAAAAGCTCATCCCTGCAATAGAAAGCGTTAGCTTTGAAGAGGGGGAGCTTGAGGAGTTTTAG